A segment of the Vagococcus hydrophili genome:
CCTGTATCGCCATCACCATCGACAATAACTGTACCTGTTGACTCTAATTCTTTTGCATCGGCTGCTGAAGCGATTGTTCCACCGATTGTTGATGCTGCTAAAATAGCTAATAGTACTGATGCACTTTTTGTTGTAAATTTCATTATTATTTCCTCCTAAGAATATTCTTTATTTTTTTAAAATCTCTTTAACAGAGTTTTTTAAACATAGTTACGGGGCTTCTGATAAAATCCAAGTCATTTTTGTTTGATATTCTTTTGCCACAATTTTTGTTGCATCTGGAACTTTCAAACTAACGGCTTGATTGACACTTTTTCCTGATTTTTGATTATTTTCAATTGTCACTGGTTGATTTTTGTCATTCTCCTTTGACGCACCAAATGCAATAGTCCAAACGCCGGCTCCTGAAGTTTCATCTGCACGAGCGACTTCATATACTTGACCAATATTATTAATAGCTAAGGTATCTCTCGTAACAGAAGGTGAGTTATTTGAACTAGATGAGTTAGCCCAGCCTTTATCTAATGATAGAACCGCTCCTGTTAACTCATCATAAGTATCCGTTTTAAATTGTGTTTCTTGTTTCACTTGTAGGGACCAACCAGTTCTTTTTTCTCGAAAATCACTGACTTGGATAAACGTTCCACGCAACTTACCTTCTGTTCCAACTTTATTAGCTAACGTTGGATAGACTCTATTGGTTTCTGTGACTTTTACCTTGCCAAAGTCTAATGAAGAAACATAATCGATTCTTAATGAGCCCGAAGTTGAAGGACTTGGTCCTGGTTCAATCACCTCTTCTGGCTTTTCTGGATCAACAATCTCTGTTTTTCCTGAATCGTCAACCGTGACATTTCCTTTTTGATCCAAAGTAGCTGATTCACCAAAAGCACTGGTTACTGACATGATTGAGAGAATAATGAGTGTTCCTGCGAAACTCATTTTTAAATATCTTTCTTTCATTCTTTCGCACCAACTTTCTTTTTAAAGAAAATTCCTACTAGAAGAAGGAAAAAGATTCCTACTAATGTATTGCTGTCACTTCTTTTTTCTCCAGTTTTAGGTAACACACGTTCTAAATTTTTGAAACTTGTCTTTTCTATTTTCTTTGAATCAACATTCTTTTTTTCTTCCAATTCGAACGTAATTTTCCCTGGAACCGAAACCTGACCACCTTCAGCACCTGTTGCTTCAGTTTGTTTGTTTGGAAAACTAGTCAAGCAAAGAAAAGCTAACATACTAAGTAGTAGGTATTTAATTTTTTTATTCACTCTGATAACCTCCCAGTATCTTATGGCTGACCTGCCATTAATGTCCATCTTATTTTGCCTTCATAGCTTCCTGCTTTCAGTTCATCTTTTGCTTTAAACTTCAATTTAATGCCATCACTTTGTGGGGTTGTGCCCCAAGTATCAGTCACGTCAACCTTGCTTTGATTCTCTTGTTTTTGTACATAGATATTTTGAGAATTACTAGACAATTCTAATTCTGAATCACCTGTTTTATAAATAACTTTTCCAGCTAACTCTTCTCCATTTGACATTAGTGGGGATGCTAATGTCGCGGAAAGAGTCCAACCATCTGTTGCTTTAGCACGTGTATCTGAAACTACTAATCGATCATCAATTGAGGGGTTGTCGACTGTCATATTTTTTGCTTGATAAGTCACCTTTCCAAAATCAATCGTTTTGGGGGCTGAAATTAAACTTAAACCACCTAAAATAGGGGTTTTAACTTCATTCGATTGACGGGAAATTGGAACTGATTCACCGTTAACAATATAATAAGCAGTCATGTTAGCTTTAGTTTCAATCACATCTTCAGTTTTAGCATCTTCTTTAACTGTAGCAATATATCTCACTTTAAAATCGTCACTATTAACAACTGATTCTGTTAAAGAAACTTTAATTGCGTTGGTTTCTGGAGTATATTGACCAACTCCAATGACTTGATTTTGACTGTTAATAACCTTAATATCTCTAATATCTTTTAGCTTTGGATCAACTGAAATACTCAGGTTGACATTTGTATAATTATCTTTGATCATTTCAGCAGAATATTTCATTCCACTACTTACCTGTAACGTGTAGGCTATATCTTCTCTTTGGGAAACTCCTGTTGTATCTGCGGTAAGTTTTAAATCAAAATGAACTGATTTGTAAGTAAATGTAACTATTAAAGGTTTATCTTCAACTGAAATTTTTAAACTTCCGTCTGGGGAAAGACTTTGTTTAGAGTCATTAACTTTTGCTGATGTGACTTCAAATCCTGGTACTTTTAAAGAATTCACTGTTTGCTCTGAGTTTGAATCGTATTCAGTAATTGATTCTTT
Coding sequences within it:
- a CDS encoding LPXTG cell wall anchor domain-containing protein, translating into MNKKIKYLLLSMLAFLCLTSFPNKQTEATGAEGGQVSVPGKITFELEEKKNVDSKKIEKTSFKNLERVLPKTGEKRSDSNTLVGIFFLLLVGIFFKKKVGAKE
- a CDS encoding WxL domain-containing protein, with product MKERYLKMSFAGTLIILSIMSVTSAFGESATLDQKGNVTVDDSGKTEIVDPEKPEEVIEPGPSPSTSGSLRIDYVSSLDFGKVKVTETNRVYPTLANKVGTEGKLRGTFIQVSDFREKRTGWSLQVKQETQFKTDTYDELTGAVLSLDKGWANSSSSNNSPSVTRDTLAINNIGQVYEVARADETSGAGVWTIAFGASKENDKNQPVTIENNQKSGKSVNQAVSLKVPDATKIVAKEYQTKMTWILSEAP